From a single Sporosarcina oncorhynchi genomic region:
- a CDS encoding FapA family protein has translation MGKSVTVKAPTVELAIEQALAELDATLEQVRVEVIEQNGKSMYGLKKRLAEVNVTMLKVLVPELTSPVDIGANGARVIGKRVEVIQSTDAFPIIEPGSNVKVFINGREAIGKMHVSHEDEIEIRVADEIIPPQLSIRLIEQDILAMLSIEPGKRITRIIRDTGFQDALYIEADELVEPYMPLTVEDIVQELAELGITERIDFSVIEDALNAVVPFEAIIAKGQWPIEGFNGDLYLHARGKNFSLDDQGRVDFREMNPIESVNENELIATYLPPVQGVDGMDLFGRPVRTKLVRSLEFKLGDQVEMRGNEIYALSSGRAIIEKHGSIITVDLNSEFIHDGDVDLHSGNIRFKGDVRIKGGIENSMYVGVTGRLNVGGSVRKAVVESGKSAIIEGNIFSSTVTVGMQEVLEDVLAGQLSELLSYLDKMQTTILQIIHIRGVNPEEVDAAELKELVLIILKEKYLDFQQVKNDFIQKVNKHSAQLSQEWTLISDQLNSVFTDTALTVVKNAHDFSKLLADARALIEQSEAGQNDPPVLKLPYAINSVLSCSGTIEVTKKGLSNCFVDTRGKVSVEGSCRGGEITGLEKVSIQETGSVNSVKTIIKTAMDGVITIGLARSGTEIWVGESIYHFDADKLGVHARIVDGNLRID, from the coding sequence ATGGGGAAGTCTGTGACAGTGAAGGCACCGACTGTGGAATTAGCGATTGAGCAGGCGCTTGCGGAATTGGATGCAACGCTCGAACAAGTCCGGGTAGAAGTAATAGAACAGAATGGAAAAAGCATGTACGGTCTTAAAAAGAGGCTGGCAGAAGTGAATGTCACGATGCTTAAAGTACTTGTGCCTGAGCTGACAAGTCCAGTAGATATAGGGGCGAATGGTGCTAGAGTGATCGGTAAACGTGTAGAAGTCATCCAATCGACAGATGCATTTCCAATTATCGAACCCGGTAGCAATGTGAAAGTGTTCATCAATGGCAGAGAAGCGATCGGTAAAATGCATGTCTCGCACGAAGATGAAATAGAGATCCGTGTAGCAGATGAAATCATTCCTCCGCAACTATCCATTCGGTTGATTGAACAGGACATCCTAGCGATGTTGTCAATCGAACCAGGAAAAAGAATCACAAGAATCATTCGGGATACCGGATTTCAGGATGCTCTTTATATCGAGGCGGATGAGCTTGTAGAACCTTATATGCCGTTGACAGTCGAAGACATCGTTCAGGAATTGGCTGAGCTCGGTATAACGGAACGAATCGATTTCTCGGTTATTGAGGATGCTTTGAACGCCGTCGTACCTTTTGAAGCGATTATCGCGAAAGGACAATGGCCGATTGAAGGATTTAATGGCGATCTGTATTTGCATGCAAGAGGGAAAAATTTTAGTTTGGATGACCAAGGAAGAGTGGACTTCAGGGAAATGAATCCTATAGAATCTGTAAATGAAAATGAGCTTATTGCCACGTATTTACCGCCTGTTCAAGGGGTAGATGGTATGGATCTGTTCGGTAGACCCGTACGGACTAAATTGGTTCGTAGTCTGGAATTCAAGCTGGGAGACCAAGTAGAGATGCGTGGTAATGAAATTTATGCCCTTTCAAGCGGCCGGGCTATTATTGAGAAGCACGGATCGATAATAACAGTTGATTTGAACAGTGAATTCATCCATGACGGGGACGTCGATTTGCATAGTGGGAATATACGTTTCAAAGGAGACGTCCGAATCAAAGGTGGAATAGAAAACTCCATGTACGTCGGTGTGACAGGAAGACTTAATGTCGGGGGATCTGTCAGAAAGGCAGTCGTCGAATCGGGTAAATCAGCTATCATCGAAGGCAACATTTTCTCATCGACGGTCACTGTCGGGATGCAGGAAGTGCTAGAAGATGTATTGGCGGGTCAACTGAGTGAACTGCTATCTTATTTGGATAAGATGCAAACAACGATTTTGCAAATTATTCATATCCGCGGAGTTAATCCCGAAGAAGTAGATGCAGCCGAATTGAAAGAACTTGTGCTGATTATTTTGAAGGAGAAGTATTTGGATTTTCAACAGGTTAAAAATGATTTCATCCAAAAAGTGAATAAACATTCTGCTCAGCTTTCTCAGGAGTGGACGCTTATTAGCGATCAGTTGAATAGCGTATTCACGGACACGGCTCTAACTGTTGTTAAAAATGCACATGACTTCTCGAAGTTGCTGGCAGATGCGCGTGCATTAATTGAACAGAGTGAAGCCGGACAAAATGATCCACCCGTATTGAAATTGCCTTACGCCATTAATAGTGTTTTATCGTGCAGTGGTACGATCGAAGTGACGAAGAAAGGTTTGTCCAATTGCTTTGTCGACACGAGGGGAAAAGTGTCTGTGGAAGGAAGTTGCAGAGGCGGTGAAATTACGGGGCTGGAAAAAGTGTCTATTCAGGAAACGGGCTCTGTGAACAGTGTGAAAACTATTATTAAAACAGCAATGGACGGCGTCATCACCATCGGACTGGCAAGAAGTGGTACGGAAATTTGGGTGGGAGAATCGATTTATCATTTTGACGCGGATAAATTAGGCGTTCATGCAAGGATAGTCGATGGGAATTTGAGGATTGATTAA
- a CDS encoding siderophore ABC transporter substrate-binding protein: MKKISMMLVMAALLIVLAACGAKDSDKTKDESSNSSSTPESSESAETISVKHELSDKPVEVAKNPEKVVVFDFGTLDTLDDLGVEIAGLPRNTVPGYLSKYDDDKYVNLGSLKEPDFEALHAMKPDVIFISGRQSDLYEEFAKIAPTIYVGLDTAHYIDSFKHNAELMGEIFGKEDKVKAELEDIDAKIAEIKEKAVESKSKALVVLATEGKVSAYGPNSRFGLVHDVLGFTPADEKIEVSTHGQNISFEYILEKNPDVLFVIDRDAAIGNGASAQGAIENDLVKKTEAFKNNKIVYLNGEYWYLSGGGLLSMKEMIKEVEAGL, encoded by the coding sequence ATGAAGAAAATTTCTATGATGTTAGTAATGGCTGCTCTACTGATCGTATTGGCGGCATGCGGAGCGAAAGATAGTGACAAGACGAAAGACGAAAGCTCAAATTCGTCATCCACACCTGAATCAAGCGAAAGTGCAGAAACAATTTCAGTTAAGCACGAACTAAGCGATAAGCCAGTAGAAGTGGCGAAAAATCCTGAAAAAGTCGTTGTTTTCGATTTCGGTACACTTGATACATTGGATGATCTTGGTGTGGAAATTGCGGGATTACCGAGAAATACAGTTCCGGGTTATCTTTCGAAATATGATGACGATAAATATGTAAATCTCGGCAGCTTGAAAGAGCCAGATTTTGAAGCCTTGCATGCCATGAAGCCAGATGTTATTTTCATCTCAGGACGTCAGTCAGATCTTTATGAAGAGTTTGCTAAAATCGCTCCAACTATTTATGTAGGGTTGGATACTGCGCATTATATCGATTCATTCAAACATAACGCTGAATTGATGGGTGAAATTTTCGGTAAAGAAGACAAAGTGAAAGCAGAACTTGAAGATATCGATGCGAAGATTGCAGAGATTAAAGAGAAGGCTGTTGAATCCAAATCAAAAGCACTTGTTGTTCTTGCCACTGAAGGAAAAGTTAGTGCATACGGTCCAAACTCACGTTTCGGTTTAGTGCATGATGTGTTAGGATTTACACCTGCGGATGAAAAGATCGAAGTCTCAACTCACGGGCAGAATATTTCATTTGAATACATCCTTGAAAAAAATCCAGATGTTTTGTTCGTTATCGACCGTGATGCTGCAATCGGTAACGGTGCTAGTGCACAAGGCGCTATCGAAAACGACCTTGTGAAAAAGACGGAAGCCTTTAAGAATAACAAAATCGTCTACTTGAACGGTGAATATTGGTACTTGTCAGGTGGCGGATTGCTGTCTATGAAAGAAATGATTAAAGAAGTTGAAGCAGGACTATAA
- a CDS encoding iron ABC transporter ATP-binding protein, with the protein MIQVRELSKFYGKKMVVEKVNVDIHRGKITSFIGPNGAGKSTLLSMVSRLIDADTGEVLVDNDQVKKMKSNEFSKRVSILKQSNFMNVRLSIRELVSFGRFPYSRGKLNAEDIRVIEQSMEYMGLTDMQHEYMDELSGGQRQRAFIAMVIAQDTDYILLDEPLNNLDMKHSVQIMKILRRLVDDLGKTVVIVLHDINFASVYSDRIVALKEGRVVKDGPTNDIINSDALRDIYDMEIPIKQMNDCRICVYFNS; encoded by the coding sequence ATGATCCAGGTCAGAGAATTATCAAAGTTCTATGGTAAGAAAATGGTCGTTGAAAAAGTGAACGTCGATATCCATCGAGGTAAAATCACTTCTTTCATCGGTCCGAATGGAGCTGGGAAATCGACCTTGCTTTCTATGGTCAGCCGTCTAATTGACGCTGATACAGGGGAAGTACTTGTAGATAATGATCAAGTCAAAAAGATGAAGTCGAATGAGTTTTCAAAGCGTGTTTCAATCTTGAAGCAATCCAATTTCATGAATGTTAGATTGTCAATTCGTGAACTTGTCTCATTCGGTCGTTTCCCTTATTCCCGTGGGAAACTCAATGCGGAAGATATCCGCGTTATTGAGCAGTCGATGGAATACATGGGCTTGACCGATATGCAACATGAGTATATGGATGAGTTGTCTGGTGGTCAGCGTCAACGTGCGTTCATTGCAATGGTTATCGCGCAGGATACCGATTATATCTTATTGGATGAACCGTTAAACAACTTGGATATGAAACACTCTGTGCAAATCATGAAGATTTTGCGAAGGCTAGTCGATGATCTCGGAAAGACTGTCGTCATCGTCCTTCACGACATCAACTTTGCTTCTGTTTATTCCGACCGCATTGTCGCTTTGAAAGAAGGGCGTGTCGTCAAAGACGGTCCGACAAATGATATTATCAACTCCGATGCGTTACGAGACATTTATGACATGGAAATCCCTATTAAACAAATGAATGATTGCCGTATATGTGTCTATTTTAATTCTTGA
- a CDS encoding iron chelate uptake ABC transporter family permease subunit, giving the protein MRNSTKMIILSVIALVFCGLYLFHDLNGSFDYALPRRAIKVVAMVLTGVAIAYSTVIFQTITHNRILTPSIMGLDSLYLLLQTVVIFFLGSGHFTIVNRHVNFILSVSTMIVFALILYRFLFRRGSRPIYFLLLVGIIVGTFFQSISTFLQVLIDPNEFMRVQDKMFASFNNVSGELVWWALGIVILTFIVGWKSFNDLDVLSLGRDTAINLGVSYDRVVKMMLVISAVLISVSTALVGPITFFGLIVANLSYQFFKTYKHTILIAGASVMSIIALVGGQWVVERIFTFSTTLSVIINFIGGVYFIYLLLKESRST; this is encoded by the coding sequence ATGCGTAATTCAACTAAAATGATTATATTGTCGGTCATTGCACTTGTTTTTTGCGGCTTGTATCTATTCCATGATTTAAATGGAAGTTTCGATTATGCCCTACCTCGACGAGCGATTAAAGTCGTTGCGATGGTTCTTACAGGTGTTGCGATTGCGTATTCGACGGTTATATTCCAGACAATTACGCATAATCGTATTCTAACGCCAAGTATAATGGGTCTAGACTCACTGTATTTATTGTTGCAGACGGTCGTCATCTTTTTCCTTGGTTCAGGCCACTTTACGATTGTCAACAGACATGTGAATTTCATTTTATCCGTTTCAACGATGATTGTTTTTGCGCTTATTCTGTACCGATTCCTTTTCCGAAGAGGCAGCAGGCCAATCTATTTCCTTCTGCTTGTCGGAATAATTGTCGGGACGTTTTTCCAAAGTATCTCGACGTTCCTGCAAGTGCTTATCGATCCGAATGAATTCATGCGTGTGCAGGACAAAATGTTTGCGAGCTTTAACAACGTAAGCGGTGAACTTGTCTGGTGGGCGCTCGGTATTGTGATTTTGACATTTATCGTCGGATGGAAATCATTCAACGACTTGGATGTCCTTTCACTTGGCAGGGATACGGCCATTAACTTAGGGGTCTCTTATGACCGCGTTGTCAAAATGATGCTTGTCATTTCGGCAGTACTTATATCCGTGTCAACTGCTTTAGTCGGACCAATTACATTTTTCGGTTTGATTGTCGCCAACTTATCGTATCAATTCTTTAAAACGTATAAGCATACTATACTGATTGCCGGCGCATCGGTTATGAGTATTATCGCTCTTGTCGGCGGGCAATGGGTCGTTGAACGAATCTTCACATTCTCAACGACTTTAAGTGTCATCATCAACTTCATCGGCGGCGTATATTTCATCTATCTACTATTAAAGGAGAGTCGATCCACATGA
- a CDS encoding ABC transporter permease: MKKRYLFIALILLSLLSLFVGVSSIKPMDLLDFKSDHTEIFLISRVPRLVAILLAGAGMSIAGLIMQQLSRNKFVSPTTAGTLDATRLGILVSMLLFTNASTIEKMVVAFIFALGGTLLFMQILDRIKFKDAIFIPLVGLMFGNILSSITTFFAYKSNVIQNMSAWLQGDFSMIMKGRYELLYISIPVLIITYLYANRFTVAGMGEDFSKNLGLAYKRIVNIGLILVALVTTTVILTVGMIPFLGLIIPNIVSIFHGDNLKKTLPHTALLGANFLLVCDILGRVLIFPYEISISLMVGVIGSGVFLYLLFRRKAYA; the protein is encoded by the coding sequence ATGAAGAAACGTTATTTGTTTATTGCCTTAATCTTATTATCTTTGCTATCACTTTTTGTAGGAGTTAGTTCCATTAAACCGATGGATCTATTGGATTTTAAATCGGATCATACCGAAATATTCCTAATCAGCCGGGTGCCAAGACTTGTGGCCATTCTTCTCGCAGGCGCGGGAATGAGTATCGCGGGATTGATTATGCAACAGCTGAGCAGGAACAAGTTTGTTTCACCGACGACTGCAGGTACGCTTGACGCTACGCGACTAGGCATACTCGTATCGATGTTGTTGTTCACCAACGCCTCGACTATCGAGAAAATGGTTGTCGCATTTATATTTGCGCTTGGCGGTACATTGCTATTCATGCAAATTTTGGACCGCATCAAGTTTAAGGATGCTATATTCATCCCTCTTGTTGGTCTGATGTTCGGTAACATCCTTTCTTCAATCACGACGTTCTTCGCTTATAAATCGAACGTCATCCAGAATATGTCTGCTTGGTTACAAGGGGACTTCTCGATGATTATGAAAGGGCGCTATGAGCTTTTATACATAAGCATTCCGGTGCTTATCATTACCTATCTGTATGCGAATCGTTTCACTGTTGCAGGTATGGGGGAAGATTTCTCGAAAAACTTAGGACTAGCATACAAGCGCATCGTCAATATTGGTTTAATATTGGTGGCACTTGTAACGACGACTGTCATTTTGACTGTCGGAATGATTCCGTTTCTCGGATTGATCATTCCGAATATCGTCTCCATCTTTCACGGGGATAACTTAAAGAAAACATTGCCGCACACCGCTTTGCTAGGTGCAAACTTCCTGCTAGTTTGCGACATTCTCGGCAGGGTGCTCATCTTTCCATATGAAATCTCCATCAGCCTAATGGTCGGGGTCATCGGAAGCGGCGTATTCCTCTACTTGCTGTTTAGGAGGAAGGCATATGCGTAA
- a CDS encoding DUF6612 family protein has protein sequence MKKWLQGIGIGALALGLAACGSSAEPKTDSTTGEKVEVTNKSDMTAQEVYSKAMKVSDDLKSMHAVMDINQTMTIPSQDMTIDSKINMDMDMIMEPMAMYQKMKMDMGELGASDMELYMTEAGFFMHDEQMDQWIKMPNDMYEEMMDGMGGETDPTLDMKMFKEFQDDFKFEQTDDEYILTLNASGDKLNGLIKQLIGDAMPIDGAMSGEEAEVYENMDVKSLDLTIYIDKKTFYTNAFDMDMDLTMKVEEEEMHMVQKMKSVMTKINEVDEIVIPQEVIDEAVDLEELMGQEG, from the coding sequence TTGAAAAAATGGCTACAAGGAATAGGAATTGGAGCACTTGCGCTTGGACTTGCCGCATGTGGATCATCCGCGGAACCGAAAACTGATTCTACTACTGGCGAAAAAGTGGAAGTAACAAACAAGAGCGATATGACAGCCCAAGAGGTATATAGCAAAGCAATGAAAGTCTCTGATGACTTGAAAAGCATGCACGCTGTTATGGATATCAATCAGACGATGACGATTCCAAGTCAAGATATGACAATAGACTCCAAAATCAATATGGACATGGACATGATTATGGAACCGATGGCTATGTATCAGAAGATGAAGATGGACATGGGCGAACTTGGAGCATCTGATATGGAACTGTATATGACAGAAGCTGGTTTCTTCATGCATGATGAACAAATGGATCAATGGATCAAAATGCCAAACGACATGTACGAAGAAATGATGGACGGCATGGGTGGCGAAACGGATCCAACATTGGATATGAAAATGTTCAAAGAGTTCCAGGACGATTTTAAATTCGAACAAACAGACGATGAATATATTTTGACGCTGAACGCTTCAGGAGACAAACTGAATGGACTTATCAAACAATTGATTGGCGATGCAATGCCGATTGACGGAGCGATGTCTGGAGAAGAAGCAGAAGTCTATGAAAATATGGACGTTAAAAGTCTTGATTTGACAATTTATATTGATAAGAAAACATTCTATACAAACGCATTTGATATGGATATGGATTTGACGATGAAAGTCGAAGAGGAAGAAATGCATATGGTTCAAAAGATGAAATCAGTCATGACGAAGATTAATGAGGTTGACGAAATCGTCATTCCTCAGGAAGTGATTGACGAAGCAGTAGATTTGGAAGAGTTAATGGGCCAAGAAGGTTAA
- a CDS encoding ABC transporter ATP-binding protein, which yields MLKKFFSYYKPHKRLFIIDFSSAILVALLELAFPMAVQWFIDELLPTGEWNTIVTISVLLLIVYLISTGLHYIVSYLGHKLGINIETDMRQQLFNHVHKQSFRFFDNTKTGHIMSRISNDLFDIGELAHHGPEDAFIAVMTIVGAFILMYSINPELALIAIVMIPFLVIVVAYCNKKMNAAWQKMYVKIADVNARVEDSVSGARVVKSFTNEEFEMTRFQKDNRGFRSAKLVAYNVMAWTTSSMYMMTRLVTLVVLVVGAWFTHTGKLTPGELVGFILFVNILIKPVDKISALLELYPKGMAGFKRFQDMIDEEPEIKDRPDAIVVQQLNGDIEFNDVHFNYDSHKNVLDGIDLSIHAGQTIAFVGPSGAGKTTICSLIPRFYDVNQGAISIDGIDIRNMTQQSLRSQIGIVQQDVFLFTGTIKENIAYGDLDATDEDVIAAAQKAHLESFIASLPDGYETQIGERGLKLSGGQKQRLAIARMFLKNPPILILDEATSALDTETERIIQQSLNELAANRTTLVIAHRLATIRDADRVIVVTEDGIAEDGKYEELVRQNGLFARLHNIQFQEV from the coding sequence ATGCTAAAAAAATTCTTTTCTTATTATAAGCCGCACAAACGGCTGTTTATCATCGATTTCTCAAGTGCCATTCTCGTCGCACTTCTCGAATTGGCGTTTCCGATGGCTGTCCAATGGTTCATCGACGAACTGCTTCCAACTGGGGAATGGAACACAATAGTTACAATCAGTGTTCTACTGCTCATCGTTTATCTAATCAGTACAGGCTTGCATTATATCGTCAGTTATTTAGGCCATAAGCTCGGCATAAATATTGAGACGGACATGAGACAGCAACTATTCAATCATGTACATAAGCAATCTTTTCGTTTCTTTGACAATACAAAAACGGGTCATATTATGAGTCGTATATCAAATGACCTCTTTGATATCGGAGAGCTGGCTCACCACGGACCAGAAGATGCTTTTATCGCTGTCATGACAATTGTCGGGGCATTCATTCTTATGTATTCGATTAACCCTGAGCTTGCGCTAATTGCCATTGTCATGATCCCGTTTCTTGTCATTGTTGTAGCCTACTGCAATAAAAAGATGAATGCCGCTTGGCAGAAGATGTATGTCAAAATTGCAGACGTCAATGCACGCGTCGAGGACTCCGTCTCTGGTGCGCGGGTTGTTAAATCATTTACAAATGAAGAATTTGAAATGACGCGATTCCAAAAAGACAATCGCGGATTCCGGAGCGCTAAACTTGTTGCATACAATGTAATGGCTTGGACGACGTCAAGTATGTATATGATGACAAGGCTTGTCACCTTAGTCGTTCTCGTTGTCGGTGCATGGTTCACCCACACAGGCAAGTTAACGCCTGGTGAGCTCGTAGGTTTCATCTTGTTCGTTAATATTCTCATTAAGCCAGTCGATAAGATCAGCGCATTGCTTGAACTGTATCCGAAGGGGATGGCGGGCTTCAAACGTTTCCAAGATATGATTGACGAGGAACCGGAGATTAAGGACCGTCCTGACGCTATCGTCGTGCAACAGCTGAACGGCGATATCGAATTTAATGATGTCCATTTCAACTATGATTCCCATAAGAATGTGTTGGACGGCATCGATTTGTCCATTCACGCCGGTCAGACTATTGCTTTCGTTGGACCTTCTGGTGCAGGGAAAACAACAATCTGTTCACTCATACCGAGATTTTATGATGTCAATCAAGGCGCAATCTCCATTGATGGCATTGACATCCGCAATATGACGCAACAATCATTGCGTTCGCAAATTGGAATCGTCCAGCAAGATGTGTTTTTATTCACGGGGACAATTAAAGAGAACATTGCCTACGGTGACTTGGATGCCACTGACGAAGATGTCATTGCCGCTGCACAAAAAGCGCATCTCGAAAGTTTCATTGCAAGTCTTCCGGATGGTTATGAAACGCAAATTGGCGAACGTGGATTGAAGTTGTCCGGTGGCCAGAAACAGCGTCTCGCAATTGCACGGATGTTTTTGAAAAACCCACCGATTCTTATTTTGGATGAAGCCACTTCAGCACTTGATACAGAAACGGAACGCATTATTCAACAGTCTCTGAACGAATTGGCCGCCAATCGTACAACACTTGTCATCGCACACCGACTTGCAACGATCCGTGATGCTGATCGGGTCATCGTCGTGACAGAAGATGGCATTGCTGAAGACGGAAAATATGAGGAACTCGTGAGACAGAATGGGCTCTTCGCACGTTTGCATAATATTCAATTCCAAGAGGTTTAA
- the hflX gene encoding GTPase HflX, which yields MDILVERAILVGVHEQNAEHFEYEMEELKNLAEAIDVEVVGNVTQNLEKRHSSLYVGKGKVEEIKRYYEEMDANLIIFNDELSPSQIRNLEQELEVKVIDRTMLILDIFARRARTHEARMQVELAQLQYTLPRLVGLRASLGRQGGGTGGGFQNKGAGETKLELDRRKIEDQIAKLGKDLEHVRDRRDTQRKQRKKSGIPVVSIVGYTNAGKSTLMNGLLRKMDDESSKQVFEKDMLFATLDTSVRHLKLADNKEFLLTDTVGFVSKLPHHLVKAFRSTLEEARGADLLLHVVDVSNDEYRHMMNVTNETLQEVGVEGIPTLNIYNKADLAKVPYPVISDDNVWISAKEMDSLDPLIELIKKKIYGQYVTCKLLVPFDRGDVVSYLNDKANIKTTEYEEEGTLMTVEMNSSERTKFEEFIISH from the coding sequence ATGGATATTTTAGTGGAACGCGCTATTCTTGTCGGTGTACATGAACAAAATGCTGAGCACTTTGAATATGAAATGGAAGAATTGAAGAACCTGGCGGAAGCGATTGACGTGGAAGTCGTCGGGAATGTTACGCAAAACTTGGAAAAAAGACATTCCTCATTATATGTAGGAAAAGGGAAAGTCGAAGAAATTAAACGGTATTATGAAGAGATGGATGCAAATCTTATTATATTCAATGATGAGCTATCTCCTTCACAAATCCGCAACCTTGAGCAGGAACTAGAAGTGAAAGTGATCGATAGGACGATGCTGATTCTTGATATTTTTGCACGACGTGCACGCACGCATGAGGCAAGAATGCAAGTCGAACTGGCACAACTGCAATATACACTCCCGAGGCTTGTCGGATTGCGTGCCTCACTCGGACGTCAAGGTGGGGGGACGGGCGGTGGTTTCCAGAACAAAGGTGCTGGTGAAACGAAGCTTGAACTCGACAGACGGAAAATTGAAGACCAAATTGCCAAGCTCGGTAAAGATCTTGAACACGTCCGTGACCGGCGTGACACCCAGCGTAAACAGCGGAAAAAGAGCGGTATTCCCGTCGTATCGATTGTCGGGTATACAAATGCGGGTAAATCAACGTTAATGAATGGTCTATTGCGCAAGATGGATGACGAAAGCTCCAAGCAAGTATTTGAAAAGGATATGTTGTTTGCGACGCTCGATACATCTGTCCGCCATCTGAAGCTTGCGGACAATAAAGAGTTTTTATTGACGGATACAGTCGGTTTCGTATCGAAACTGCCACATCATCTTGTCAAAGCGTTCCGGTCCACATTGGAAGAAGCAAGAGGCGCGGATTTGCTGCTGCATGTCGTGGATGTCTCCAATGATGAATATCGTCATATGATGAACGTTACCAATGAAACATTGCAAGAAGTTGGTGTAGAGGGCATACCAACATTAAATATTTACAATAAAGCCGATCTGGCGAAAGTTCCCTATCCAGTCATATCTGACGACAATGTTTGGATCTCGGCGAAAGAGATGGATAGTCTCGATCCACTAATCGAACTGATCAAGAAAAAAATCTACGGGCAATATGTAACATGTAAACTTCTTGTCCCGTTTGACCGTGGTGATGTCGTTTCTTATTTGAACGACAAAGCGAACATTAAAACAACAGAATATGAAGAAGAAGGCACATTAATGACTGTTGAAATGAACAGTTCCGAACGGACAAAATTTGAGGAATTCATTATTAGCCATTAA
- a CDS encoding VOC family protein produces MKLDHVVYFTNKSPEEIVTEQRNEGKHAVVGGRHESWGTHNALMYVKNAYVEWLSVERPELASEVDHPLTRLLLHDISEKEGWGTLCLSVNDIGLFCEEIENKGFKTSGVLDAQRRTTTGELKKWKMLFIDQPISNELPYPFFIEWEEADEVRYAKLREEGTLIDDNEKLFVEECVFHVEDPLRDTGEWAVLLSQKVGNHDDIELENVRLRFVGHEGGKDRLHEVVIRTEA; encoded by the coding sequence TTGAAACTTGATCATGTTGTTTATTTCACAAATAAAAGTCCTGAAGAAATTGTGACAGAGCAGCGCAATGAAGGAAAGCATGCAGTTGTTGGCGGTCGGCATGAAAGTTGGGGAACGCATAATGCATTGATGTATGTGAAAAATGCGTATGTTGAATGGCTTTCAGTCGAACGGCCTGAACTTGCCTCCGAGGTGGATCATCCCTTGACGCGGCTGTTGTTGCACGATATCAGTGAGAAAGAGGGCTGGGGAACGCTTTGTCTATCTGTAAATGACATCGGATTGTTTTGTGAAGAGATTGAAAACAAAGGGTTCAAGACATCAGGTGTTCTGGATGCGCAAAGACGCACGACGACCGGCGAACTGAAGAAGTGGAAAATGTTATTTATCGATCAGCCCATTTCCAATGAGTTGCCGTACCCGTTTTTCATTGAATGGGAAGAGGCCGACGAAGTTCGTTATGCGAAGTTGCGAGAAGAAGGTACACTTATTGACGATAATGAGAAGCTGTTCGTAGAAGAATGCGTGTTTCACGTAGAAGATCCTTTGAGAGATACGGGCGAATGGGCTGTCTTACTATCGCAGAAAGTCGGGAACCATGATGATATCGAGCTTGAAAATGTTCGTCTGCGGTTTGTCGGACATGAAGGTGGAAAAGACCGTTTGCATGAAGTTGTCATTCGGACGGAAGCATGA